A stretch of the Orcinus orca chromosome 1, mOrcOrc1.1, whole genome shotgun sequence genome encodes the following:
- the C4BPB gene encoding C4b-binding protein beta chain isoform X1, producing the protein MFFWFMCCLVDMWLISASDEICPELPPVDNSIFVAKEGEGQILGTYLCNNGYHLVGEKTLFCNASKGWNASAPACRLGHCPDPLLVNGEFSSLEPVNVNDTVTFKCNEHYVLKGSNWSRCLENHTWVPPFPVCKSRDCGPPENPTHGYFEGTDFNSGSTITYYCEARYYLVGTQQQQCIDGEWSSTLPVCELIREAPKPAELELEKALLAFQESKELCKAIVNFTQRLKKSGLTVEKEKFSLEIRKAELKTKMLP; encoded by the exons ATGTTTTTCTGGTTTATGTGCTGTCTTGTGGATATGTGGCTGATTTCTGCCTCAGATG AGATCTGTCCAGAACTTCCCCCAGTGGACAATAGCATATTTGTTGCAAAGGAGGGGGAAGGACAAATTCTGGGGACTTACTTATGTAACAATGGCTACCACCTGGTAGGAGAGAAAACCCTTTTTTGTAATGCATCTAAGGGATGGAATGCCTCTGCTCCAGCGTGCCGCT tgGGCCACTGTCCTGACCCTTTGCTGGTGAATGGTGAGTTTAGTTCCTTGGAGCCTGTGAACGTGAATGACACTGTCACATTTAAATGCAATGAGCATTACGTCCTCAAGGGCAGCAATTGGAGCCGGTGCCTAGAGAACCACACCTGGGTGCCTCCCTTTCCTGTCTGCAAAAGCA GAGACTGTGGCCCTCCTGAGAATCCAACTCATGGCTATTTTGAAGGAACAGATTTCAACTCGGGATCTACCATTACTTATTACTGTGAAGCGAG GTACTACCTGGTGGGCACACAGCAGCAACAGTGCATTGATGGGGAGTGGAGCAGTACCCTTCCGGTCTGTGAGTTGATCCGAGAAGCTCCCAAACCAGCTGAGTTGGAGTTGGAGAAGGCACTG CTTGCCTTTCAGGAGAGTAAGGAACTTTGCAAAGCCATAGTGAACTTTAcacaaagattaaagaaaagtgGCTTAACggtggagaaagaaaaattttctctGGAAATAAGGAAAGCTGAGTTGAAGACAAAAATGTTGCCCTGA
- the C4BPB gene encoding C4b-binding protein beta chain isoform X3: protein MFFWFMCCLVDMWLISASDVGHCPDPLLVNGEFSSLEPVNVNDTVTFKCNEHYVLKGSNWSRCLENHTWVPPFPVCKSRDCGPPENPTHGYFEGTDFNSGSTITYYCEARYYLVGTQQQQCIDGEWSSTLPVCELIREAPKPAELELEKALLAFQESKELCKAIVNFTQRLKKSGLTVEKEKFSLEIRKAELKTKMLP from the exons ATGTTTTTCTGGTTTATGTGCTGTCTTGTGGATATGTGGCTGATTTCTGCCTCAGATG tgGGCCACTGTCCTGACCCTTTGCTGGTGAATGGTGAGTTTAGTTCCTTGGAGCCTGTGAACGTGAATGACACTGTCACATTTAAATGCAATGAGCATTACGTCCTCAAGGGCAGCAATTGGAGCCGGTGCCTAGAGAACCACACCTGGGTGCCTCCCTTTCCTGTCTGCAAAAGCA GAGACTGTGGCCCTCCTGAGAATCCAACTCATGGCTATTTTGAAGGAACAGATTTCAACTCGGGATCTACCATTACTTATTACTGTGAAGCGAG GTACTACCTGGTGGGCACACAGCAGCAACAGTGCATTGATGGGGAGTGGAGCAGTACCCTTCCGGTCTGTGAGTTGATCCGAGAAGCTCCCAAACCAGCTGAGTTGGAGTTGGAGAAGGCACTG CTTGCCTTTCAGGAGAGTAAGGAACTTTGCAAAGCCATAGTGAACTTTAcacaaagattaaagaaaagtgGCTTAACggtggagaaagaaaaattttctctGGAAATAAGGAAAGCTGAGTTGAAGACAAAAATGTTGCCCTGA
- the C4BPB gene encoding C4b-binding protein beta chain isoform X2 translates to MFFWFMCCLVDMWLISASDEICPELPPVDNSIFVAKEGEGQILGTYLCNNGYHLVGEKTLFCNASKGWNASAPACRLGHCPDPLLVNGEFSSLEPVNVNDTVTFKCNEHYVLKGSNWSRCLENHTWVPPFPVCKSRDCGPPENPTHGYFEGTDFNSGSTITYYCEARYYLVGTQQQQCIDGEWSSTLPVCELIREAPKPAELELEKALGEERDTWQHPERGPRQPPTNLQI, encoded by the exons ATGTTTTTCTGGTTTATGTGCTGTCTTGTGGATATGTGGCTGATTTCTGCCTCAGATG AGATCTGTCCAGAACTTCCCCCAGTGGACAATAGCATATTTGTTGCAAAGGAGGGGGAAGGACAAATTCTGGGGACTTACTTATGTAACAATGGCTACCACCTGGTAGGAGAGAAAACCCTTTTTTGTAATGCATCTAAGGGATGGAATGCCTCTGCTCCAGCGTGCCGCT tgGGCCACTGTCCTGACCCTTTGCTGGTGAATGGTGAGTTTAGTTCCTTGGAGCCTGTGAACGTGAATGACACTGTCACATTTAAATGCAATGAGCATTACGTCCTCAAGGGCAGCAATTGGAGCCGGTGCCTAGAGAACCACACCTGGGTGCCTCCCTTTCCTGTCTGCAAAAGCA GAGACTGTGGCCCTCCTGAGAATCCAACTCATGGCTATTTTGAAGGAACAGATTTCAACTCGGGATCTACCATTACTTATTACTGTGAAGCGAG GTACTACCTGGTGGGCACACAGCAGCAACAGTGCATTGATGGGGAGTGGAGCAGTACCCTTCCGGTCTGTGAGTTGATCCGAGAAGCTCCCAAACCAGCTGAGTTGGAGTTGGAGAAGGCACTG ggagaagagagggacaCTTGGCAGCATCCTGAAAGGGGCCCTAGGCAGCCCCCAACCAACCTGCAAATTTAA